Part of the Mauremys mutica isolate MM-2020 ecotype Southern chromosome 1, ASM2049712v1, whole genome shotgun sequence genome is shown below.
aaactacagttgattagtaaaaaaaaattgtggataATTCCTGGATCTCCATAGGGTCTGAATCATGAAAATACCTAGGATGGCTCGGATGATAGTAGACACTTTCTGCAGGCACACAGGGCTGTCAATCAGGGATCAGAAATTAATTATTCTCAGCAGTAACTATCATCATACTGTGCAGCACCTTCCATGGAAGGGTCTTCAAAACTCCTATCAAAGGAAAGTCCCTatgaacatatccccattatacagataggtaaactgaggtacagggagATATGAATGGGCCACGGTCGTATAGAGATTGGGTGGCAGGATgcgagacagaacccaggagtcctgacttccctgCCATAACCATGGTCTGTCCATTACACCAAGAGGGAAATTGACTCCTGCTCTGGCTTGGACTGTTCGTTGGGTGGGACGCAGTGGAAAGGCTGGAAAAGGAGCCTGAGCCTTCGCCATAGTCTCAAGGTGAATCTGAGGCTTTCAGAACTAGCTGGGGTTTGTGAGCTCCCCATTCCTGTGAGGTGTGAACTCCGAGATTCCACTTCTGCTGCCCCTCAGAAACCTGCCAACGCATCACAGTCACTGGGGTCGCTTTGGGGGAACAGACTCAGTCAAAGCAACACCGACAGAATGTTCTCGTGGACAGAGGGCAGCCGGGGGCCTGTCCTGGGGACAAAGGcttcaccctccaccccaaagctGCTCCATGAAAAGGGGAGTTCTTTAGGCAGGATAGAGACTGGATCAGTGTTTGCAATGTATTTCTTCTCTCCCTCTTGGTTCATTTCCTCCCAGTCTCTCCCAGATGgaattgaaataaaatgttccAGGCTGAGTCAGACTTTCCAGCACTGCCCCGGCTGGAGGGCGCTTGGATTCCCACAGCTGAACTCTGTGCCTGCTCCCCTGGCTAATTGAGGGTATTCCTCCCATGTGAACCACCTGGGCTTTTAAGCCCTGAAAGGCGACGGAATGAATTCTCCTGTCTGAGCCAAACAGGGGCACCTTGTCAACCTGTGTGTAACAAACCAGAAAGGAAGTAGGCAGGAGATGGAGCAGTAACAGCAGTAAGAACGGGTGGTTCCATAGGCTGCTGGGTGGGTCTGAGAGAGGTAAaatgcacagccctgccctgactcTGAGAACTATGTCCTGGGCCGTTAAGAGCAGAGTGCATGTTCCAGGGCACTAGCTTAGGGTCAGGCATGAGCGCTGTTTTAATCTGGTTAAGGGCCTTCTGACACTCTTCAGTCCAGTGAACTGTATTTGGCTGTGTCTTTCTggtcagatcatagaatcatagaatctcagggttggaagggaccacaggaggtcatctagtccaaccccctgctcaaagcaggaccaaacccaactaaatcatctcagccagggctttgtcaagcctgaccttaaaaacctctaaggcaggagattccactacctccctaggtaacccattccagttcttcaccaccctactagtgaaaaagtttttcctaatacccaacctaaacctccccttctgcaacttgagaccattactccttgttctgtcatcttctacccaggggcggctctagaaaataggctgccccaagcagcgcggtgtgctgcgccgcccttcctcggtcccgcggcgggtcccctcttcccgcggctccggttgagctcccgcgggaggtccaccggagccccgggacgagcggacctcccgcgggcacggctgcggacggttcgcgggtccggcggctccgcttgagctgccgcagtcatgcctgcgggaggtccagccgagccgcgcgacgagcgccccctccgcagtcatgcctgcggcaggtccgctcgtccgcggctccggtggacctcccgcaggcatgactgcggcaggtccaccggcccagcctgccgccccctagatttggccgccctaggcaacagcttggtttgctggtgcctagagccgcccctgcttctaccactgagaacagtctagatccatcctctttggaaccccctttcaggtagttgaaagcagctatcaaatcccccctcattcttctcttctgcagactaaacaatcccagttccctcagcctctcctcataagtcatgtgctccagccccctaatcatttttgttgccctccgctggactctctccaatttatccacatccttcttgtagtgtggggcccaaaactggacacagtactccaaatgaggcctcaccagtgctgagtagaggggaatgatcacatccctcgatctgctggaaatgcccctacttatacaacccaaaatgccattagacttcttggcaacaagggcacactgttgacttatattcagcttttcgtccagtgtaacccctaggtccttttctgcagaactactgcccagccattcggtccctagtctgtagcagtgcatgggattcttccgtcctaagtgcaggactctgcacttgtccttgttgaacctcatcatatttcttttggcccaatcctctaatttgtctaggtccctctgtatcctatccctaccctccagcgtatcaaccactcctcccagtttagtgtcatctgcaaacttgctaagggtgcagtccacaccatcctccagatcgttaatgaagatattgaataaaaccggccccagcaccgacccttggggcactccacttgatacctgTTTAAAGGCCAAaccaggtactgggggttgcagagggcagcccggggttaggcaaaggcagcagctccaaaccctccttgccagtgatgagtggtttacagacccCAGTCTGCCACAGTAAGCGGGGGCTGGGtgctgactggcagtagccactgaggcaaggtgttACTGCTAGGGACAGAACCCTgagataaaggggcaccggggtccgggaaggacacgggggccagaggcaGGCGAGACACCAGCCAGGATAACTCCCAGAATAATTCccaggataaccagcaggaggcaccccACTGGTGAGTCTCAACTTTGCTACATTGGCCACATCATCAAGACAGGTGactgcagattctcccaatcccGCTAGGAGAGCATCTACATGTTTCTGGAAGGTGGCGAGTGCATTTTGCAGCCcaaaagggagcacattaaattcatacacccctgcatgggtgatgaaggctgacctttccttggcaGCTTCATTTAGCGGTGCTAGCCAGtgccccttggttaagtctaaggtagagatgaactgggcacttcccaatttctccaatagctcatctgtgagtggcattggatagttgtctcaGTGAGTCACGGCATTTAGCTTACGATAGTCCATGCacaagcgtatttccccatccaGTTTGgcaactagaaccactggagatgcccatgcactgttagagggGTGGATTACACCCATTTGTAGCAAGTCCTGAATCTCCTGTTTTATAGCAATTTTGGCTTGAGGAGTCACCCGGTCAGGTTGGGCTCTAATTGGGTGAACATTACCTGTGTTAATGGAgtgggagtgggctggggctgtgagCTAGAGGCTAGGCTGatggggaaggcagccacagATGGGGCCACGCTCCAATCCGGCCACAGCTGGCCTTATAAAAgcctgtgagccaggagctcagacattctctctctagctattgagagagacgggcctggctgctggggagctcaccgtggtacctagagtggagcagggctggggaaggccagaggagctgagaAGCTCCAGCTGGAAAACCCCCAAGCTGCAGGCCTTGCTGATGGCCTAaagcaggtactggggttgcagaggggcagcccaaagGTAGGCAAGGGCAgtaggtccaaaccctccttgccgacGATGAGTGATgcggactgcagtctgccccagtgtgCGGGGGCTAGGTGAGGACTGGCAGGACAGGCTGAGGCAagatggggatagagggtggggattccctggggaagggagacccagacTTTGGGGGTAttgcagggggcagaaccctgatgtagagagacactggggtccaggagggatgcGGGGCCTAAAGCAAGCGAGACACTGGACaccagagggtgctccagaggctggaaagctaattcccaggacaaccagcaggaagcACCGTGCCGGAGGTGTgagaatgatggccactggtgatggtgtaccaatgctggttctggcgggacccaactgagagtgccaattcaggacaaattgcttaaagcaaggcagttacagcccaaggctggggtttttccacctcaaccagccagacaaagaggacttcggtctcaccccactggctaaccacaagtcacacaagcaattccttcagacactccagtttcccagtatcaccactagtgccactcgttatggggatgaatgggtaTGAAACCCAATAcctcagtaaaagaaaaaatgttctcctgatcccaaaggaccaagccccagacccaggtcaatatacaaatcagatcttacacataaatcacactgttgccaatcctttagaatctaaaatctaaaggtttattcataaaaggaaaaagatacagatgagCGCTAGAATtgattaaatggaatcaattacatacagtaatgggaaagtccttggttcaggcttgtagcagtgatagaataaactgcgagtttaaattaagtctctggagtacatcccccgctgggatgggtcatcagtcctttgttcagagcttcagtttgtagcaaagtcccgcCAGAGGTAAGAAACAGGATTGAAGACAATATGGAGaggaggcatcagccttttatagtcttttccaggtgtaagaaaatctctttgttcttactgtggaaaattacagcaaaatggattctggagtcacatgggcaagtccctgcatactttgctgagttacaaggcgtatcttccttctctcaatgggtcagttgtgtagctgatggtccttaatgagccatcaagcaggctaggcagagctaacaccaacttgtctggggtgttacccagaagcatagcagaagtttgaaatacagacagtaatTTCAACTAGAAAAATGACACACATATAAAGATAgcataaccataaccagcaacccataccTTCTCTTAGACACCCTATTTGACCCTCTTTATAGAAGATTTGGTGCCgctacaggactttggttgcaacaatgatctatatggtacCAGATTAGACCAATAACATCACAAATGGTAATGAGGAAGGTGATGGccaacatttcaggttgttctacaggagaaggtgtgagtatatggatgaGCAGATGGACATTCAGTagtatctctatctaccttactgagCTGGGGagtttgtgactgtgctaaatgtattaataaagtaTATTTGTAAAAAATAAAGAATTCCTATAGTTTGAGTGTTGCAACTGCGCACATCGGGGTTCTCAACaatataataatttgaataataccgggcctgatcttggggcaagaatctgtcaaccctcaaagtgatatTTGGGGATTCTTAAATAATCaatattattaatatataatCCAGAGATCGGGCAACAAGATGTATCTGCCCCTTGCTGTAACCAACTtgtccccactctcctcccagagctgagatagaaccaggagtcctgataGCGCCACTATCTCCGCAAAGTAATgaacaaagtaagaatatacattaacaTTTGTAAACCAAACCAGTGTCCTTTATGTGATTTGCCACAGGATGTGAGAACAAGTAAGTACTAGAGCTGAGTGAgtgtaatatatattttattttatttctttgttacAGGAGTTATacacagtgctcctgtcagctgaTTGCTCAGCTATCTGCCAAAAAACTAGAGTTTTCAAAGgtctaagtagcccctggaatcacagcTAAAGTTGCCACccccaccaaaatctgaaatggctcctttgtagctggggtgggggagggaggtggaaatgATCCAGCGAGTGACAGGGGGAGGGGAATAGAGGAGCAAGTGATAAGCGTGGGGGCCTTGGGGTGAAGAGGAAGAGCCGGGGCAGAGCcttgggagaagaggtggggcaaggggTGGGTTTTCCGGGtgtccagttaccagcaattagaaaggagGCAACCCAGTGAATTGTACATGGGCTGATTCCCCAGTCTGTCATGCTGACGCAGCACAGTAATATCAGGACAAGGTTTAATGTCTCTCTGACTATTCAACAAGTGTGTCAGGAAGAGGGCCCAGCATCATGTCCCTTGtgagctctgcacagagctcaatctgagagccagagcaccaggagaaaggtTTAGGTtcctttatgagtaaagagccaGAGCAGCCTGTTCCGGATTGGTTTGGTTCTCAccccgtagatgatggggttcaGCACGGGGGGCACAACAAGGTACACGTTGGCCATGAGAATgtggaaatgcaggggcacattgtggccaaaccggtgcgtgaggaaggagaagagacctgggatgtaaaaggctaagatAACACagatgtgggagctgcaggtcccaaaagttttgAGCCGGGCGTCCcttgtggggaggctgaaaatGGCTCTGAGGATCTGGGTGTAGGACACAGCGATAAAAATCATATCCAGACCCCTCACCAAGAATGCCACAAAGAGGCCGTAGTAACTACTGACGCTGATGtcggcgcaggccagcttcaccacggctATGTGCTCACAGTAcgagtgggggatgatgttggttctgcaatatggccaccgtTTGCCCAGGAAGGGATAGGGCAGTATGAGCACGATTCCACGCAGCATCACAGCCAGACCGATCTTGGCCACCACAGgatttgtcaggatggtggaatgtctcagaggatcgcagatggccacgtagcgatcgaAAGCCATGGCCACGAAGATCCCAGACTCTATCactgagaagcagtgaatgaagtacatctggatGAAGCAAGCACTGAAATCAATCTCCCTGTAactgaaccagaagatgctcagtgtTTTGGGCAGAATGGACGTGGATAGGACCAGGTCCGTGACTGCTAGCATGCataggaaatagtacatgggcacaTGGAGGTTTTGCTCCATCTTCACAATAAACAGAATGGTGatgttccccaagatggctatagtgtacatggtgcagaaggggatggagaaccAGACATGGGCAgcttccaggccaggaatgcccagcagaaTGAAGATGGAGGGGttcttgaagtcagtggtgttgtaatctgacatggagtaggggagaaggtgtccaactctgaggcagaacggtgtctcctgcatgtaccGTATGTtctcctgacttcctgtatgtgcccaggcTCTAGGGTGATGATCGAAGTACAAATGCCTGTatggagagacaatgttaatGTGAGACACTACATGCACAACTGGAGGCTGTTCCATGGGTAAAGCAGTTTTGTTaccttcacacactgaaaaatgacactttcattattcagagaaatgaaatgtgaaaaattgacCCTACTAATGCCATTTCCCTATTTTATGGTGCTCCTTGCATTAATAATTCCTACACATCTGCGACTGTTTAGTTTAGAGCAGAGAGAAAGAAGTGGGTATATGGTAGAcgacaacaaagtaaaagaatgGAACTGATTACATTCCAATGGAGAAAGAGAAAACAGTTCCCAACCAGTGCTATCTATAGACCCTTACTGCTCCGAAAGGGCTAACTCCCCAAAGCTGAGGCAAATTATCAGCAAAACTGACTGGGAGGAATATTAGAGAGAAAAATGGGTATGaaaattgggaatttttcaagAAGAGTTTATTAGATAGCTAAAAATCCATGATTCCACCATCAAGAAAGTGGACAGCTTTACCTAAAAGCCCAGTTCTGTGGCAAAGTGGAAGCAGTATATAAAAATGGGGAAAAGGGAATATAGACAGTGAGCAATACGAATTTGAAGTtatgaaaattgataagggatgtTAAAGACATCAGAGAAAATCTATGCCTGGCAAGGCTAAGGGCAGGGCCgggtccaggcaccagccaaggaagcaggtgcttggggcggccaatggaaagggcagcacgtccgggtcttcggcggctaTTCGAT
Proteins encoded:
- the LOC123350859 gene encoding olfactory receptor 52R1-like, translating into MSDYNTTDFKNPSIFILLGIPGLEAAHVWFSIPFCTMYTIAILGNITILFIVKMEQNLHVPMYYFLCMLAVTDLVLSTSILPKTLSIFWFSYREIDFSACFIQMYFIHCFSVIESGIFVAMAFDRYVAICDPLRHSTILTNPVVAKIGLAVMLRGIVLILPYPFLGKRWPYCRTNIIPHSYCEHIAVVKLACADISVSSYYGLFVAFLVRGLDMIFIAVSYTQILRAIFSLPTRDARLKTFGTCSSHICVILAFYIPGLFSFLTHRFGHNVPLHFHILMANVYLVVPPVLNPIIYGVRTKPIRNRLLWLFTHKGT